In the Populus trichocarpa isolate Nisqually-1 chromosome 1, P.trichocarpa_v4.1, whole genome shotgun sequence genome, one interval contains:
- the LOC7470529 gene encoding COP9 signalosome complex subunit 8 gives MDFSPLTDALASKSYGKIADICDDLMLKGAAEMEGVPFEEEWPFAIHLLAHIYVNDTNSARFLWKSIPAAVKERQPEVVAAWGIGQRLWTRDYAAVHEAIRAFDWSQQIQPLVAAFSEVYTKRMFQLLLSAYSTISIQDTALFLGMNEDDATSYVLQQGWVVDPDSRMLIVKKQSVKTEQKLDSSKLQRLTEYVFHLEH, from the exons ATGGATTTCAGTCCGCTCACGGACGCCTTAGCTTCCAAATCGTATGGAAAGATCGCTGATATCTGTGATGACCTCATGCTCAag gGTGCAGCAGAGATGGAGGGGGTTCCGTTTGAGGAGGAGTGGCCTTTTGCTATTCATCTTCTTGCCCATATTTATGTCAATGATAC taacaGCGCCAGATTTCTGTGGAAATCCATACCTGCTGCGGTGAAAGAGAGGCAACCAGAAGTTGTTGCAGCTTGGGGAATTGGTCAGAGGTTATGGACGCGTGACTATGCAGCCGTGCATGAGGCTATTCGTGCTTTTGATTGGTCTCAACAAATTCAACCTCTTGTTGCTGCTTTCTCAG AGGTTTACACCAAGAGGATGTTTCAGCTTTTGCTTTCTGCTTATTCAACTATAAGCATCCAAGATACAGCTCTCTTTCTAGGAATGAATGAAGATGATGCCACAAGTT ATGTATTGCAGCAAGGTTGGGTTGTGGATCCTGATTCTCGAATGCTAATTGTGAAAAAGCAGTCTGTTAAAACAGAGCAGAAACTGGATTCCAGTAAACTACAGCGCTTGACAGAGTATGTGTTTCACTTGGAGCATTAA